The following proteins come from a genomic window of Pseudomonas syringae:
- a CDS encoding response regulator has translation MNRTSVVDEQRFRKLLGRNVGLPLGVGVLSAVFFILLISYLLAAIQWVEHTDRVINNTNRSMKLSIDMETGMRGFLLTGDQHFLDPYELAKPLLAAELEGLMSLVEDNPTQQDRFRRLSTMQQEWNAFAQQMIDLRRNNGDFLAPVLAGRGKRITDQIRTEYEQAVEMEQQLRLTRNAEVTRSTVLSVSLYLIFVVIVSGILAYIGRRDLMSLSGTYSENIRLQEINAERLQKVAWLRNGQSELAEQVLGQLTLNMLGGHILQFLTRYLGASVGAVYIRQEHGGLSRVASYGFSREQEQQAQVIHSDEGIVGQAARQKRIITLDDLPEGYFFKVASGLGEGSPRSVIVVPTSNDDQINGVIELGFLRPLTEQDIEFLELVSENVGTSIEAARYRQRLQEVLAETQQLNEELQVQQEELRTANEELEEQSRILKESQAHLETQQAELEQTNEQLADQGKALAEQRDALDRNNEELSIAQTELQARADELQRSSKYKSEFLANMSHELRTPLNSSLILAKLLAENPKENLTAEQVKFAESIYSAGNDLLNLINDILDISKVEAGKLEVRPENSSVPRLVEGLRSMFMPLAAEKKLAFSVDIQAGAPTMLFTDRQRLEQILKNLLSNAIKFTEAGAVSMIVSRQPGAGIVFSVRDSGIGIAEEHQQGIFEAFRQADGTTNRRYGGTGLGLSISRDLAALLGGSIGVTSAPGQGSIFTLVLPEQYIEQGSVESGIDPVVVAPTAQRLPAPVAPVIQPPALVEPAAPVFADDREKAPFQRRCILVIEDEVRFAQILFDLAHELGYDCLVAHAADDGFNLAARYTPDAILLDMRLPDHSGLTVLQRLKELAPTRHIPVHVISVEDRQEAALHMGAIGYAVKPTTREELKDVFAKLEAKLTQKVKRILLVEDDALQRDSIARLIGDDDIEITAVGFAQEALDLLRDHVYDCMIIDLKLPDMLGNELLKRMSTEDICSFPPVIVYTGRNMTRDEEAELMKYSRSIIIKGARSPERLLDEVTLFLHKVESQLSNERQKMLKTARSRDKVFEARKILVVDDDVRNIFALTSALEHKGAVVEIARNGFEAIAKLNEVEDIDLVLMDVMMPEMDGYEATIEIRKDPRWRKLPIIAVTAKAMKDDQERCLQAGSNDYLAKPIDLDRLFSLIRVWLPKMERI, from the coding sequence ATGAATCGGACGTCTGTCGTCGATGAGCAGCGCTTTCGCAAGTTACTGGGACGTAACGTAGGCTTGCCACTGGGTGTCGGTGTGCTGAGTGCAGTTTTCTTCATCCTGTTGATCAGTTATCTGCTGGCGGCGATTCAGTGGGTCGAGCACACCGACCGGGTTATCAATAACACCAACCGCTCGATGAAGCTCTCCATCGACATGGAAACCGGCATGCGCGGTTTTCTGCTGACCGGCGATCAGCACTTCCTCGACCCTTACGAGCTGGCCAAGCCGTTGCTGGCCGCTGAACTGGAAGGCCTGATGAGCCTGGTGGAAGACAACCCCACGCAACAGGACCGATTCAGGCGTCTTTCCACCATGCAGCAAGAGTGGAACGCTTTTGCCCAGCAGATGATCGACCTGCGGCGCAACAATGGCGACTTTCTGGCGCCGGTCCTGGCGGGGCGGGGCAAGCGAATTACCGATCAGATCCGCACCGAGTATGAGCAAGCGGTGGAAATGGAGCAGCAGCTTCGCCTGACGCGCAATGCCGAGGTGACGCGCAGTACGGTGCTTTCGGTCTCGCTGTACCTGATATTCGTGGTGATTGTCAGCGGCATCCTGGCGTATATCGGCCGCAGAGACCTGATGTCTCTTTCGGGCACCTACAGCGAAAATATCAGGTTGCAGGAAATCAATGCCGAACGGCTGCAAAAGGTGGCTTGGCTGCGCAATGGTCAGAGCGAGCTGGCGGAGCAGGTGCTTGGGCAACTGACACTCAACATGCTTGGCGGCCACATCCTGCAGTTTCTGACCCGTTACCTGGGCGCTTCGGTGGGGGCGGTGTATATCCGCCAGGAGCATGGTGGCCTGTCGCGTGTAGCATCCTACGGTTTTTCCCGCGAGCAGGAGCAGCAGGCGCAGGTCATCCACAGTGACGAAGGCATCGTCGGCCAGGCGGCACGACAGAAGCGGATCATCACCCTGGATGATCTGCCGGAAGGCTATTTTTTCAAGGTGGCTTCGGGTCTTGGCGAAGGATCACCTCGCAGCGTGATCGTCGTGCCTACCAGTAATGACGATCAGATCAACGGGGTCATCGAGCTGGGCTTTTTGCGCCCTCTGACCGAGCAGGACATCGAGTTTCTGGAGTTGGTTTCCGAAAACGTCGGTACGTCCATAGAAGCGGCACGTTATCGTCAGCGCTTGCAGGAAGTGCTCGCCGAAACCCAGCAGCTCAACGAAGAATTGCAAGTGCAGCAGGAAGAGTTGCGAACCGCCAACGAAGAACTCGAAGAGCAGTCGCGTATTCTCAAGGAGTCCCAGGCGCACCTGGAAACCCAACAGGCCGAACTGGAGCAGACCAACGAGCAACTGGCCGATCAAGGCAAGGCGCTGGCTGAGCAGCGTGATGCGCTGGACCGGAACAATGAAGAGTTGAGCATCGCTCAAACCGAATTGCAGGCCCGGGCAGACGAGCTGCAACGCTCCAGCAAATACAAGTCTGAATTTCTCGCCAATATGTCCCATGAGCTGCGCACGCCGCTCAACAGTTCGTTGATTCTCGCCAAATTGCTGGCCGAGAACCCGAAAGAAAACCTCACCGCCGAACAGGTCAAGTTCGCCGAGTCGATCTATTCGGCTGGCAACGACCTGCTGAACCTGATCAACGACATTCTGGACATCTCCAAGGTCGAAGCCGGCAAGCTGGAAGTGCGTCCGGAGAACAGCAGCGTGCCGCGTCTCGTGGAAGGCCTGCGCTCCATGTTCATGCCGCTGGCCGCCGAGAAGAAGCTGGCATTCTCGGTCGATATACAGGCGGGCGCGCCGACCATGCTGTTCACCGACCGCCAGCGTCTGGAGCAGATTCTCAAAAACCTGCTGTCCAACGCGATCAAGTTCACCGAAGCGGGCGCGGTCAGCATGATCGTCTCTCGGCAGCCAGGCGCGGGCATCGTGTTCAGCGTGCGTGATTCGGGCATCGGCATCGCGGAAGAGCATCAGCAGGGCATTTTCGAGGCATTCCGTCAGGCCGACGGCACGACCAACCGGCGTTACGGCGGCACAGGTCTTGGGTTGTCGATTTCCCGGGATCTGGCGGCACTGCTGGGCGGATCAATCGGCGTCACCAGCGCGCCGGGGCAGGGCAGTATCTTCACACTCGTGCTGCCGGAGCAATACATCGAGCAGGGCTCGGTTGAATCCGGTATTGATCCGGTCGTCGTCGCTCCCACCGCTCAGCGCCTGCCTGCGCCCGTTGCACCGGTCATTCAGCCGCCTGCACTGGTCGAGCCAGCGGCACCGGTGTTCGCCGATGACCGCGAAAAGGCGCCGTTCCAGCGGCGCTGTATTCTGGTCATCGAAGATGAAGTGCGATTCGCGCAGATTCTGTTCGATCTGGCCCACGAACTGGGCTACGACTGCCTGGTCGCGCACGCTGCCGATGACGGCTTCAACCTCGCCGCACGCTATACGCCCGACGCCATCCTGCTGGACATGCGCCTGCCGGATCACTCCGGCCTGACCGTGTTGCAGCGCCTCAAGGAGCTGGCCCCGACCCGACACATTCCGGTGCATGTCATTTCGGTCGAGGACCGTCAGGAGGCGGCGCTGCACATGGGCGCCATTGGCTACGCAGTCAAACCGACCACGCGTGAAGAGCTCAAGGACGTGTTTGCCAAGCTGGAGGCCAAGCTGACCCAGAAGGTCAAGCGCATCCTGCTGGTCGAAGACGACGCGTTGCAGCGTGACAGCATTGCGCGGCTGATCGGTGACGACGACATTGAAATCACCGCGGTAGGTTTTGCTCAGGAAGCGCTGGACCTGCTGCGCGATCATGTTTACGACTGCATGATCATCGACCTGAAGCTGCCGGACATGCTGGGTAACGAGTTGCTCAAGCGCATGTCGACGGAGGATATCTGTTCGTTCCCGCCGGTCATTGTCTACACCGGGCGCAACATGACCCGCGATGAAGAGGCCGAGCTGATGAAGTACTCGCGCTCGATCATCATCAAAGGCGCACGCTCACCCGAGCGGCTGCTGGACGAAGTGACCCTGTTCCTGCACAAGGTCGAGTCGCAGCTCTCCAATGAGCGGCAGAAGATGCTCAAAACCGCACGCAGCCGGGACAAGGTATTCGAAGCGCGCAAGATTCTCGTGGTCGACGACGATGTGCGCAATATCTTCGCCCTGACCAGTGCGCTGGAGCACAAGGGCGCAGTGGTGGAAATCGCCCGCAATGGTTTCGAAGCGATCGCGAAGCTCAACGAGGTCGAAGATATCGATCTGGTGCTGATGGACGTGATGATGCCCGAGATGGACGGCTACGAGGCGACCATCGAGATCCGCAAGGACCCGCGCTGGCGCAAACTGCCGATTATCGCGGTGACTGCCAAGGCCATGAAGGATGATCAGGAGCGTTGCCTGCAGGCCGGTTCCAACGATTATCTGGCCAAGCCTATCGACCTGGACCGCCTGTTTTCGCTGATTCGTGTCTGGCTGCCGAAAATGGAGCGTATCTGA
- a CDS encoding chemotaxis protein CheB: protein MKTDFSADSTGNGLPIVDAIVVGASAGGVEALLRIFSTLRPGFSLPILTVLHLPDDRRSQLANVFQNRLPIPVKEADDKEDIVPGTLYFAPAGYHLSVESDRSLSLSQEERVFYSRPSIDILFDSAADAYGSRLAGVLLTGANNDGARGLLQVRKYGGFTVIQDPLQAQASTMPEAALALQSPDYLLSLNDIGRLLVELERTAC from the coding sequence ATGAAAACCGATTTCAGTGCCGACTCGACCGGTAACGGCTTGCCCATCGTCGATGCGATTGTCGTGGGCGCGTCAGCCGGCGGGGTAGAGGCGTTGCTGAGAATATTCAGCACGCTACGGCCCGGTTTCAGTTTGCCTATATTGACGGTGCTGCATTTGCCGGATGATCGACGCAGCCAACTGGCGAATGTGTTCCAGAATCGTTTGCCGATACCCGTCAAGGAGGCCGATGACAAGGAGGATATCGTGCCCGGCACGCTCTATTTCGCCCCGGCGGGTTACCACCTCTCAGTGGAGTCTGACCGAAGCCTGTCGTTGAGCCAGGAGGAGCGGGTGTTTTATTCGCGGCCGAGCATCGACATTCTGTTTGATTCGGCTGCGGACGCCTATGGCTCGCGGCTGGCGGGCGTGCTGCTGACCGGTGCCAATAACGATGGCGCGCGAGGTTTGCTGCAGGTCAGGAAATACGGTGGTTTCACGGTGATACAGGACCCTTTGCAAGCCCAGGCCTCGACCATGCCCGAGGCCGCTCTGGCGCTGCAATCGCCTGATTACCTTCTTTCTCTGAATGATATTGGCCGATTGCTGGTCGAGCTGGAACGAACCGCATGTTAA
- a CDS encoding response regulator, with protein sequence MSADAENVVLIVEDEPLILMLLADYLSGVGYRVLQAENGEQAFEILATKPHLDLMITDYRLPGGISGVQIAEPAVMLRPELKVIFISGYPAEILESGSPIAAKAPILAKPFTMETLQSKIQSLLA encoded by the coding sequence ATGAGCGCTGATGCAGAAAACGTCGTACTAATCGTCGAAGACGAACCGCTGATCCTGATGTTGCTGGCCGATTATCTGTCAGGGGTGGGCTATCGCGTCCTTCAGGCGGAAAACGGTGAGCAGGCTTTCGAGATTCTGGCCACCAAGCCTCATCTGGACCTGATGATCACCGATTACAGATTGCCGGGCGGCATTTCGGGCGTGCAGATCGCCGAGCCCGCCGTCATGCTGCGTCCGGAATTGAAAGTGATCTTCATCAGTGGCTATCCGGCGGAAATTCTGGAATCCGGCAGCCCGATTGCCGCCAAGGCGCCGATTCTGGCCAAGCCGTTCACGATGGAAACCTTGCAGTCCAAGATTCAGAGCCTGCTGGCCTAA
- a CDS encoding CheR family methyltransferase has protein sequence MPLDRSVDIELRLLIEAIYLKYSYDFRDYSGASVKRRVTHALRQFECSTISALQERVLHDPAAFMQLLQILTIPVSEMFRDPAHFLAIRTEVVPLLRTYPSIKVWIAGCSTGEEVYSMAILLREEGLLEKTIIYATDINPYSLEKAKQGIFSMENLRTYTENYRNSGGQRNFTDYYTSAYDYAIFDKTLRENVTFADHSLATDSVFSETQFISCRNVLIYFNKKLQDRAFGLFHESLSHRGFLALGSKETLDFSAYGDAFETLIKPERIYRKL, from the coding sequence ATGCCGCTTGATCGAAGTGTCGACATCGAACTCAGGCTGCTGATAGAGGCGATCTACCTCAAGTACAGCTATGACTTTCGAGATTATTCTGGCGCGTCCGTCAAACGGCGTGTGACGCATGCCCTGCGCCAGTTCGAATGCAGCACCATTTCTGCGTTGCAGGAACGGGTGCTCCACGATCCTGCGGCGTTCATGCAGCTGTTGCAGATTCTTACCATTCCCGTGAGCGAGATGTTCCGCGATCCCGCGCACTTTCTGGCGATCCGCACGGAGGTGGTGCCGTTGCTGCGCACCTATCCGTCCATCAAGGTCTGGATTGCCGGTTGCAGTACGGGAGAGGAAGTCTATTCCATGGCCATTCTGCTGCGCGAAGAGGGTCTGCTCGAGAAGACCATCATTTACGCAACCGACATCAACCCCTATTCGCTGGAGAAGGCCAAACAGGGTATTTTCTCCATGGAGAACCTGCGGACCTACACCGAGAACTATCGGAACTCCGGCGGCCAGCGCAATTTCACCGATTACTACACCTCGGCTTACGATTACGCGATTTTCGACAAAACGCTTCGCGAGAATGTGACCTTCGCTGATCACAGTCTGGCGACGGATAGCGTATTTTCCGAGACTCAATTTATTTCTTGCCGTAACGTATTGATTTATTTCAATAAAAAGTTGCAAGATCGCGCGTTCGGCTTGTTTCACGAGTCGCTGAGTCATCGTGGCTTTCTGGCGCTGGGCAGCAAAGAGACGCTCGATTTTTCCGCTTACGGCGACGCTTTCGAGACGTTGATCAAGCCTGAGCGGATCTATCGCAAACTATGA
- a CDS encoding hybrid sensor histidine kinase/response regulator, whose product MLSEIQAKLLIVDDLPENLLALDALIKREDRIVFKALSADEALSLLLQHEFALAILDVQMPGMNGFELAEMMRSTEKTKNIPIVFVSAAGRELNYAFKGYESGAVDFLHKPLDIHAVKSKVNVFVDLYRQRKAMKIQLEELERSRQEQELLLKRLQSTQGELEHAVRMRDDFMSIVSHEVRTPLNGLILETQLRKLHLAKDNAAAFTMEKLRAMVDRDERQIQSLIRLIEDMLDVSRIRTGKLSIRPSPFDLSELVTQLLESFAAQIAAAHSSITLVADEPVIGVWDEFRIEQVVANLLTNALRYGARKPVEVRVFGKEGHAYIEVTDQGIGITPENQKRIFQQFERVTSNHAVAGLGLGLFISEQIVMAHGGRIEVESEEGVGSTFRICLPL is encoded by the coding sequence ATGTTAAGTGAAATTCAGGCCAAGCTGCTTATCGTCGACGACCTGCCGGAAAACCTGCTGGCGCTCGATGCATTGATCAAGCGCGAAGACCGCATCGTATTCAAGGCCCTGTCGGCTGACGAGGCGCTGTCGCTGCTGTTGCAGCACGAGTTCGCCTTGGCCATTCTCGACGTGCAGATGCCAGGCATGAACGGGTTCGAGCTGGCAGAGATGATGCGCAGCACGGAAAAGACCAAGAACATCCCGATCGTGTTTGTCAGCGCTGCCGGTCGAGAGCTGAATTACGCCTTCAAGGGCTATGAAAGCGGGGCGGTGGATTTTCTGCACAAGCCGCTGGATATTCATGCGGTGAAGAGCAAGGTCAATGTCTTCGTCGATCTGTATCGACAGCGCAAGGCCATGAAAATCCAGCTCGAAGAACTGGAGCGCAGTCGCCAGGAGCAAGAGCTGCTGCTCAAGCGCCTGCAGTCCACTCAGGGCGAGCTTGAGCATGCGGTGCGCATGCGCGATGACTTCATGTCGATCGTCTCCCATGAGGTGCGCACGCCGCTCAATGGTCTGATTCTGGAAACCCAGCTGCGCAAATTGCATCTGGCCAAGGACAACGCCGCAGCGTTCACTATGGAAAAGCTGCGCGCCATGGTGGACCGCGATGAGCGGCAGATTCAAAGCCTCATCCGGCTGATCGAAGACATGCTTGATGTGTCGAGAATTCGCACGGGTAAATTGTCGATCCGGCCCAGCCCGTTTGATTTGAGCGAGCTGGTCACCCAGTTGCTGGAAAGCTTCGCTGCGCAGATTGCCGCTGCCCACTCCAGCATCACGCTGGTTGCCGACGAACCGGTGATTGGCGTCTGGGATGAGTTCCGCATCGAGCAGGTAGTAGCCAATCTGCTGACCAACGCGTTGCGTTATGGGGCACGCAAGCCTGTCGAAGTGCGTGTGTTCGGCAAGGAAGGTCACGCGTATATCGAAGTCACGGACCAGGGCATCGGTATCACGCCTGAAAACCAGAAGCGTATCTTTCAGCAATTTGAGCGTGTCACGAGCAACCACGCGGTTGCCGGGCTGGGGCTCGGGCTGTTTATTTCCGAGCAGATTGTGATGGCCCATGGTGGCCGTATCGAGGTTGAAAGCGAGGAGGGCGTGGGGTCTACCTTCCGGATTTGTCTGCCTTTGTAG
- a CDS encoding response regulator, with product MSIPGQLSERAIILAPRGRDNRIALRILEEAGFPAAVVNDLTDLVKELGDGAGLAVIADEALQNGDINPLLNMLERQPAWSDLPIVLLTHHGGPEHNPSARLGNLLGNVTFLERPFHPVTLVSLVTTAVRGRRRQYEARARIEDLHESERSLQNALKAGRLGSWQLQAENLKLSCSAITKAHFGLDEHEAFSYDNWLSVVYSEDQPRMQSALQRSLDSGVDFIIEYRNVWPDGSLNWVDVRARAIHSENDRVSTLVGVTSDITERKQAESQLRRLNETLEQQVEERTTQLRHKEEVLRQSQKMEAVGQLTGGIAHDFNNMLTGIIGSLELIRRRVARGQVQELESLIDLGVTSANRAAALTHRLLAFSRRQSLDSKPVNMNHLVSAMDELLRRSVNESTRLQVRLAEDLWTAEADPNQLENALLNLVLNARDAMSEGGELVVETFNRQLDKTFTNAHENLLPGDYVVLSVSDTGCGMPEAVINRAFDPFFTTKPIGQGTGLGLSMIYGFSKQSHGHVSISSEVGQGTTVQLFLPRFQGLQNDDEQSFQSHAICAEDGETVLIVEDDSAVRALVSEVLSELGYAFIEASDAPGAVPILESGQRIDLLISDVGLPGMNGRQLAEIARQLRPELKVLFITGYAEHAAVRAGFLETGMQLITKPFAFDHLTSKVREMIEA from the coding sequence GTGAGTATTCCGGGTCAGTTATCCGAACGCGCAATCATTCTCGCGCCCCGAGGACGAGACAACCGGATTGCCCTGCGAATACTCGAAGAAGCGGGCTTCCCGGCAGCAGTGGTCAACGACCTGACGGATCTGGTCAAAGAGCTGGGCGACGGCGCGGGCCTTGCGGTCATCGCCGATGAAGCGCTGCAAAACGGCGATATCAACCCGCTACTGAATATGCTGGAACGGCAACCCGCGTGGTCTGACCTGCCCATCGTCTTGCTCACCCATCACGGCGGACCGGAACACAATCCGTCCGCCCGTCTGGGTAACCTTCTCGGCAATGTGACCTTTCTGGAACGCCCGTTTCATCCGGTGACACTGGTGAGTCTGGTGACCACAGCAGTGCGCGGTCGAAGGCGACAATATGAAGCCAGGGCGCGAATCGAAGATCTGCACGAAAGCGAACGCAGCCTGCAGAACGCCTTGAAAGCCGGACGTCTTGGCTCGTGGCAATTGCAGGCGGAGAACCTGAAGCTGAGCTGCTCGGCCATCACCAAGGCGCATTTCGGTCTGGATGAGCACGAAGCGTTCAGTTATGACAACTGGTTGTCAGTCGTCTACTCGGAAGATCAGCCACGCATGCAGTCAGCGCTACAGCGCAGTCTGGATTCCGGCGTGGACTTCATCATCGAATACCGCAATGTCTGGCCTGATGGCTCACTCAACTGGGTGGACGTGCGCGCACGCGCGATTCACAGCGAGAACGACCGGGTCAGCACACTGGTCGGCGTGACGTCGGACATCACCGAACGCAAACAGGCCGAATCCCAGTTGCGCCGCCTCAACGAAACCCTTGAGCAGCAGGTCGAAGAACGCACCACCCAGTTGCGTCATAAGGAAGAAGTACTGCGTCAGTCGCAAAAGATGGAAGCGGTGGGTCAGTTGACTGGCGGTATCGCCCACGACTTCAACAATATGCTGACCGGCATCATCGGCAGCCTTGAGCTGATCAGAAGACGTGTGGCGCGCGGCCAGGTGCAGGAACTGGAAAGCCTGATCGATCTGGGTGTGACCTCAGCCAATCGCGCTGCCGCCCTTACCCATCGCCTGCTGGCGTTCTCGCGTCGCCAGTCGCTGGACTCCAAGCCAGTGAACATGAACCATCTGGTCAGCGCCATGGATGAGCTGTTGCGCCGCAGCGTCAACGAGAGCACCCGACTGCAGGTGCGGCTGGCGGAAGATTTATGGACCGCCGAAGCCGACCCCAACCAGCTGGAAAACGCGCTGCTCAACCTGGTACTCAATGCACGCGACGCGATGTCCGAGGGTGGTGAACTGGTGGTCGAGACATTCAACCGGCAACTGGACAAGACCTTCACCAACGCCCATGAAAACCTGCTGCCGGGCGATTATGTGGTGTTGAGTGTCAGTGATACCGGCTGCGGCATGCCGGAAGCGGTGATCAATCGCGCGTTTGATCCGTTTTTCACCACTAAACCGATTGGTCAAGGCACCGGCCTCGGTCTGTCGATGATCTACGGCTTCAGCAAACAGTCGCACGGCCATGTTTCGATCAGCAGTGAAGTCGGTCAGGGCACCACCGTGCAATTGTTCCTGCCGCGCTTTCAGGGGCTGCAGAATGACGATGAGCAAAGTTTTCAGAGCCATGCGATTTGCGCTGAAGACGGCGAAACCGTGCTGATCGTGGAAGATGATTCCGCCGTCCGCGCGCTGGTCAGCGAAGTACTGAGCGAACTGGGCTATGCCTTTATCGAGGCCAGTGACGCGCCGGGTGCCGTGCCCATTCTTGAATCGGGGCAGCGTATCGATCTGTTGATCAGTGACGTAGGGCTGCCGGGGATGAATGGTCGACAACTGGCCGAAATCGCTCGCCAGTTAAGGCCAGAGCTGAAGGTGCTGTTCATTACTGGCTATGCCGAGCATGCCGCGGTGCGCGCAGGCTTTCTGGAAACCGGCATGCAATTGATCACCAAGCCGTTCGCCTTTGACCACCTGACCTCGAAAGTGCGGGAAATGATCGAAGCCTGA
- a CDS encoding response regulator, with the protein MPDAASTILVVEDDAIVRMLIVDVLEELEYTVLEAEDATSALELVTDSSNRIDLLMTDQGLPDMKGTVLAKKVIELRPELPVLFASGYSENIDVPPGMHSIGKPFSIDQLRDKVKSILV; encoded by the coding sequence ATGCCGGACGCTGCGAGCACCATTCTTGTGGTCGAAGACGACGCCATTGTGCGCATGCTGATTGTCGACGTGCTCGAAGAGCTGGAGTACACCGTGCTTGAGGCTGAAGACGCGACCTCTGCGCTGGAGTTGGTGACCGATTCCAGCAATCGCATCGATCTGCTGATGACCGATCAGGGGCTGCCTGACATGAAAGGCACCGTGCTGGCCAAAAAAGTCATCGAGCTGCGCCCGGAGCTGCCGGTACTGTTCGCCAGTGGCTACTCCGAGAACATCGACGTTCCACCGGGCATGCACTCCATCGGCAAGCCGTTCTCCATCGACCAGTTGCGCGACAAGGTAAAAAGCATTCTTGTCTAG
- a CDS encoding glycosyltransferase has translation MSSLDAAPALSREHTKNRLLIIGYVWPEPRSSAASGHMMQLIQCFLEHDWQITFASPATEGEHRADLVSLGIHEVRIALNSSTFDTFVAGLQPHAVLFDQFMIEEQFGWRVEQQCPDALRILETSDFQSLRHARHQLFKDRPDDLQGLFASSASELFAQIAASDLAQREVASLYRCDLNLMTSDVEIDLLTDQFGLAASLLHWCPLMINAVPEHATPFEERAHFLSIGNFRHAPNWDAVLWMKTAIWPLIRQQLPDAQLHIYGAYTPPKATALHNAAQGFHIMQWAEDALQVMSQARVCLAPLRFGAGIKGKLMDAMLCGTPSVTTPIGAEAMSGGLPWPGVIASDAAQIAAAAVQLYRDRSLWLEAQRAGWVLLQARYRHQQHSASLMARVEALRSNLPAHRLANFTGAMLRHHHHKSTKYMAQWIEAKNRHKDAGV, from the coding sequence TTGTCTAGTCTCGACGCTGCGCCTGCCCTTTCCCGCGAACACACAAAAAACCGGCTGCTGATTATCGGCTATGTCTGGCCCGAGCCGCGCTCGTCTGCAGCCAGCGGGCACATGATGCAGCTGATCCAGTGTTTTCTGGAGCATGACTGGCAGATCACCTTTGCCAGCCCTGCGACTGAAGGCGAACACCGCGCCGATCTGGTCAGCCTGGGCATCCACGAGGTCCGGATCGCCCTTAACAGCAGCACTTTTGACACGTTTGTGGCCGGGTTGCAGCCCCACGCCGTGCTGTTCGATCAGTTCATGATCGAGGAGCAGTTTGGCTGGCGCGTCGAACAGCAGTGCCCGGATGCCCTGCGTATTCTGGAAACCTCGGATTTTCAGAGCTTGCGTCATGCACGGCATCAGCTGTTCAAAGACCGGCCCGACGATCTGCAGGGCCTTTTTGCATCGTCAGCAAGCGAGCTGTTCGCGCAGATTGCCGCCAGCGATCTGGCGCAGCGCGAGGTCGCCTCGCTGTATCGCTGCGACCTCAATCTGATGACGTCGGACGTGGAAATCGACCTGCTGACCGATCAGTTCGGGCTAGCGGCCTCGCTGCTGCACTGGTGCCCGCTGATGATCAATGCTGTGCCTGAGCACGCCACGCCATTCGAGGAGCGCGCGCACTTCCTGAGTATCGGCAACTTTCGCCACGCGCCCAATTGGGACGCTGTACTGTGGATGAAAACTGCCATCTGGCCGCTGATCAGGCAGCAATTGCCCGACGCACAGTTGCACATCTATGGGGCCTATACGCCGCCTAAAGCGACTGCCCTGCACAATGCGGCACAGGGCTTCCACATCATGCAGTGGGCTGAAGATGCGCTGCAGGTCATGTCGCAGGCACGCGTCTGTCTGGCCCCGTTGCGCTTTGGTGCCGGGATCAAAGGCAAATTGATGGACGCCATGCTCTGCGGCACACCGTCAGTGACCACGCCCATCGGCGCAGAAGCCATGAGCGGCGGCCTGCCGTGGCCAGGCGTGATTGCCAGTGATGCGGCGCAGATCGCCGCTGCGGCAGTTCAGCTCTATCGCGACCGCAGTCTATGGCTGGAGGCGCAGCGTGCGGGTTGGGTGCTGCTGCAGGCGCGTTACCGGCACCAGCAGCACAGCGCCAGCCTGATGGCGCGCGTCGAGGCCCTGCGCAGTAACTTGCCCGCCCATCGACTGGCCAACTTCACCGGCGCCATGCTTCGGCATCACCACCATAAAAGTACCAAATACATGGCGCAATGGATCGAAGCCAAGAATCGCCACAAGGATGCTGGCGTCTAG